The segment AAATTAGATTTATAAACTCTAGCTCAATTCCAGTTGAAATAAGTGACCTGTCTTTTGAACTAGTGAACGAGGACGGAACTGTTAATTCACTGCAAATTATTGATTCTGATCCTGAAAACACCTTCTCACTTTATGGGATTGAAAATCGCAGAGAACTTTACAAACTTAATTTCAATACTAACTCTTTTAATATACGAAAGGTTACAAATGCTAATGCCTCATTTCATTACCAGACTTTATACTGATTGGACGAGTTTCTTCTATATAATGATCTCATGTTTTATATTTACTCCCCGAGTTAAAAATACTGCACGGATATTTCGTACAGCAGAATGCAGTCCTGGCGATGGGGGCTTTGGGGATATTCTAGTGTGGTGAAGCAACATATAATCGTATTGTATACGGTATTCATCCTTGCAGGTAGTGGATCATCAATCAATAACCCAGCTTAATCGCCGCAAACCCGCGCCCTCCTACGTTTACCGCACGCCTGCATAAACAGACCGTATACAGCGAATATACATCCCCAGCGCATACGCCTGCGATCCTTACAACTGCGCGGCTTAACGATAATCAACGCTGGTAAATTATACATCCATAATGATTACGTTTATGCATGCGTTTATGTAGCGCGAATAAGCGGTCGGCAGCGCTGATCCCCGAAAATTTCGGAGGGCGTCCGGTCCGAGGCCGCTGCAGAATAAACCGCCTTTTGTCCGGTAATGGGACGTTAATCATCCCGATATAAACGCAGAAAAGGCCGCGCTACCGCAGCGTTTTGCCACGATAACACTAATAATAGGTATTGGATGGCCGTGTGCTGGCCCTGCTGATAGTGATTTCCCCTTTACTAGATAAGATAAATAAACCTATTAATAGGCAGTTCGTACACAAGAGCGGCCGGCCGTTCGATTATGCCGCCTACGCCGCATCCCTTCCGTTAAGATTCGCTCAGATATCGTGTACACCCAGCGCAAGCGTTTCGTACTGAGGCCTGCGAGTGACTCGAACCGTTGCGCCAGGCTCTCCGCTAAACTCATTAAGCGGTCTTCACGCGCTAGGGCCGCTATATTTATGCGCTTAATCTCGCGCCATACTACTCCAGCGACAACCGCAATTGCCGCGATTATCACACCGTTAATAACCGTATTCATCCGTTAATCCGTCTCCTTTACGTGAAAAAGCCGCCCCGAAGGACGGCCGTAATGCATGTGCGTATAATGGTAGAGACAGCGTGTCCCGAGCGTATGTTATTCGCAAAGTTATAGCGAGCGTAAAGAAGCCCCACGCGTGGTGGCGGAGGATCGTGCGTGCTTGAAGCGCGTTAGTGCGCAGTAAGAGGAGGATGAAAAGTAGACATCAAAAAAGCCACTCCGGGAATGAAGTGACTTTTTTAACCAATTTGATGGTTTATTGATGGTTTAACTAATTTTCAAACACATATTGCTGAATTTATTATTCCGCTCATTTTTCCGAAGATATACGAAGTCTCTATTTTCATAGAATTGATAGCAATCATCTTCTGTTTCAAGAGTTACAAAAGTACACCCACTAATTTCAGATATATCTTTTGCAGCATAAATTGCTTCAAATAATAGATATTCTCCCAAACCAATTTTTTGATACTTTTGATTTACTCCTAAAAAGTGAAGTCTAATTGCAGGAAAAATGTTTTTTTGATCTTCGATATCAATCCATTGTTGTTGAGTTCGCTTACTTTTCATAACTGAAACCGACTCATTGAATAATGAGAAAAATCCAATAAAATTATGATCTTCATCAAAATATAGTCTGGTTTTAACTAAATTTACGTCATTTAGTTTTAAAGCTTCCTCTTTTAAAAAATTATTCACCAAAACTTTTCCACAATCAAATGATTCAATAACACTTTGATGACTTGAATTTATAATTTCGCAAACAAGAACAGAGTCAGACATTGATTATTTCCTCGGCTTTGCTCTTTTATGATTTTTAAATCTATCTCCCATTTTTGCAAATGAAGGTGTTTTCTTGGTTGCAAATTCTATAAATTTATAATAATCCGCTTCATCTAGGGTGATTCTCATTTCATCGATAGGTTTAGTCGCTGCTGCCATATCGTTTTCCTCCTTATGCTTCTCTTTCTTATCCACATAATCACCTCCTAGATTACTCTAGCAAAAGATCAATGCAGATAAACGAGAATCATGTTCTCAATAATCAAATAGTTTTCTCCAAATAATTTTTATTTCGGACGAATAAATAATAGATTGTCAGGATATAATATATAATAGAGAAATCTACCGAGTATTGGGATAATTTAATTATAGCCTACAGCGATAATCTTAGCAATAATTAACAGTGTTTTTTGCATATGAAAATCATCATTATTTGGACACTATTATTTGAATAGAATTTTGGCTACTAAATAGTACTATAATTATTAGTAGATTTTTTGCACGATAATACAACTCGAAATTTAAGAGCCATTCAGAAACGTATAAGAATGGCTCTTTTTTAAAGCATATTTTTTACATCTCACTACTACGCAGTATGGTCCTAATGCAAATCAAGTACCCGTGAAAGGTCTGTCTTAGGTCCAGTCTGCTTTAAGTGTATTCGAAGAACTCGCTGTTATATTTGCGGGCCTCCGATAATTTTTTCGTTAATCTCTACCGCAGCCATTTAACGAAGTAACCGTAATGCTTTCCGTAATCCAATAGCGTTCGATCGCGCAGTCCTCCGACCTTTTCGCATTAATCGCGAAGTCTACCGCCTGGCTAAGCGTTATCTTCGGAAACTCCTTTAGCGTGCGGGCTCCGTTGGGAACGCGCCGCGTACGTTTATTTAACGACACAAAAACGACCTCCAGTACGCATTAGTCGCGGACTAATAACGTAGTAGAGGTCGTAATCCACAACCCACAAACGGCGTTTTCCGGGTTGTTAACTCCGGGCCTTCGGGGTTGTTAACGTTCAATTCCACCGCTGCAATCCGTAGCTCCAAACGCCGTTCGCGAGGGGCTGACGTACCGGCTACCGTTCAGATCATCGAAGAGAAAACGCTGATGCTCCGCGTCTTAGCAAGGCTCAGCCGCCGGATTCCCCGCCTCTTCCTT is part of the Paenibacillus sp. FSL M7-0420 genome and harbors:
- a CDS encoding N-acetyltransferase, which produces MSDSVLVCEIINSSHQSVIESFDCGKVLVNNFLKEEALKLNDVNLVKTRLYFDEDHNFIGFFSLFNESVSVMKSKRTQQQWIDIEDQKNIFPAIRLHFLGVNQKYQKIGLGEYLLFEAIYAAKDISEISGCTFVTLETEDDCYQFYENRDFVYLRKNERNNKFSNMCLKIS